The proteins below are encoded in one region of Mycobacterium botniense:
- the rplT gene encoding 50S ribosomal protein L20, translating to MARVKRAVNAQKKRRTILKASRGYRGQRSRLYRKAKEQQLRSLNYAYRDRRARKGEFRKLWISRINAAARANDITYNRLIQGLKCAGVEVDRKNLAEIAVSDPAAFTALVGVARTALPDDVNAPSGEAA from the coding sequence ATGGCACGCGTGAAAAGGGCGGTCAACGCCCAGAAGAAGCGGCGCACGATCCTGAAGGCTTCGCGTGGCTACCGTGGCCAGCGGTCTCGGCTGTACCGCAAGGCGAAAGAGCAGCAGCTGCGTTCCCTGAATTACGCCTATCGTGACCGTCGCGCTCGCAAGGGGGAGTTCCGCAAGCTCTGGATTTCGCGGATCAACGCGGCGGCGCGGGCCAACGATATCACCTACAACCGGTTGATCCAGGGTCTGAAGTGCGCGGGTGTCGAGGTGGACCGCAAGAACCTGGCCGAGATCGCGGTCAGTGATCCGGCGGCGTTCACCGCACTTGTCGGCGTCGCCCGCACCGCGTTGCCCGACGACGTCAACGCCCCCTCGGGAGAGGCCGCGTAA
- a CDS encoding TrmH family RNA methyltransferase — protein MLTERSARVAGAVKLHRRVGRARSGRFLAEGPNLVQAAAARRLVKEVFVTEVAAQRHTALLAMAGAPVHLVSERAAKALSDTATPAGLIAVCEMPNARLDDVLARAPQLIAAAAEIREPGNAGTVIRLADAMGAAAVVLCGHTVDPYNGKCLRASAGSIFSIPVVHAPDAASAVADLRSAGLQVLATMTDGELSLDDAEPLLARPTAWLFGPESHGLSPQLAALAHHRVRIPMPGAAESLNVAAAAAICLYQSARRLRRRC, from the coding sequence GTGCTCACCGAACGCTCGGCCCGGGTGGCCGGGGCTGTCAAACTGCATCGCCGCGTCGGCCGCGCCCGGTCGGGGCGCTTCCTTGCGGAAGGCCCCAATCTGGTGCAGGCTGCGGCGGCCCGTCGCCTGGTCAAGGAGGTTTTTGTCACCGAGGTGGCCGCGCAGCGGCACACTGCGCTGCTGGCCATGGCGGGGGCCCCGGTTCATCTGGTCAGCGAACGTGCCGCCAAAGCGCTATCCGATACGGCCACGCCCGCAGGTTTGATCGCTGTGTGCGAGATGCCGAATGCCCGTCTCGATGATGTGCTGGCGCGCGCACCGCAGCTGATCGCGGCCGCGGCCGAAATCCGTGAGCCGGGCAACGCGGGCACCGTGATCCGCCTCGCCGACGCGATGGGCGCTGCAGCCGTGGTTCTTTGCGGGCACACCGTGGATCCGTACAACGGCAAGTGTCTGCGTGCCTCCGCCGGCAGCATTTTCTCGATCCCGGTTGTCCACGCGCCGGATGCCGCCTCGGCGGTCGCGGACCTGCGCTCGGCCGGGTTGCAGGTATTGGCGACCATGACCGATGGTGAGCTGTCTCTCGACGACGCCGAGCCATTGCTGGCGAGGCCGACGGCGTGGCTGTTCGGGCCGGAATCGCACGGACTGTCGCCGCAGCTTGCCGCCCTGGCCCACCATCGGGTGCGGATCCCGATGCCCGGAGCGGCGGAGAGTCTGAACGTGGCCGCGGCCGCGGCTATTTGCCTGTACCAGAGTGCCCGGAGGCTCCGGCGCCGGTGCTGA
- a CDS encoding oxygenase MpaB family protein → MTATSTTSAQPSPVTPEDPSSGKATPLGPDSLTWKYFGDLRTGMMGVWIGALQNMYPELGAGVEQHSILLREPLQRVTRSVYPIMGVVYDGERAAQTGEQIKNYHRTIKGADASGRRYHALNPETFYWAHATFFMLVIKVAEYFCGGLTEAEKRQLFDEHVQWYRMYGMSMRPVPKSWEEFQHYWDRVCRERLEINQATLDILQMRIPKPKFVLIPTPLWDQFFKPLLAGQRWIAAGLFDPPVREKAGMRWTPGDEILLRLFGKLVELVFVAVPDEIRLHPRALAAYRRAQGRIPADAPLVEAPRFVAPPPDRRSLPMHYVPPRRTILERAGSLVHTTLSLAGLRPVRNRGRAA, encoded by the coding sequence ATGACTGCCACATCGACCACGTCCGCCCAGCCCTCGCCCGTCACCCCGGAGGACCCATCGTCGGGGAAGGCCACACCGCTCGGACCGGATTCACTGACGTGGAAGTATTTCGGCGACCTGCGCACCGGGATGATGGGTGTGTGGATCGGTGCGCTCCAGAACATGTACCCGGAGCTGGGCGCGGGTGTCGAGCAACATTCGATTCTGCTGCGCGAACCGCTGCAGCGGGTTACCCGCTCGGTGTACCCGATCATGGGCGTTGTCTATGACGGTGAGCGGGCTGCGCAGACCGGCGAGCAGATCAAAAACTACCACCGCACCATCAAGGGCGCCGATGCGTCAGGCCGTCGCTACCACGCGCTCAATCCGGAAACGTTCTATTGGGCGCACGCCACATTTTTCATGCTGGTGATCAAGGTCGCCGAATATTTCTGCGGTGGTTTGACGGAGGCGGAGAAGCGGCAGCTCTTCGACGAGCACGTCCAGTGGTACCGGATGTACGGGATGAGCATGCGTCCGGTGCCGAAATCCTGGGAAGAATTCCAGCACTATTGGGACCGGGTATGCCGGGAGCGCTTGGAGATCAACCAAGCCACCCTGGACATTCTCCAGATGCGCATCCCTAAGCCGAAATTCGTTCTCATCCCGACGCCGCTGTGGGACCAGTTCTTCAAGCCGCTGCTGGCCGGCCAGCGCTGGATCGCCGCGGGACTTTTCGATCCGCCCGTCCGCGAGAAGGCGGGTATGCGCTGGACACCCGGTGACGAAATACTGCTGCGGTTATTCGGCAAACTTGTTGAGCTGGTGTTCGTGGCGGTGCCTGACGAAATCCGTTTACATCCGCGCGCACTGGCCGCCTACCGGCGGGCGCAGGGACGCATCCCCGCCGACGCGCCGCTGGTCGAAGCGCCGCGATTTGTGGCGCCGCCCCCGGATCGGCGCAGCCTGCCGATGCACTACGTCCCCCCGCGCCGGACCATCCTGGAACGCGCCGGCTCACTGGTGCATACCACGCTTTCGCTGGCCGGTCTGCGGCCCGTGCGCAACCGGGGCAGGGCCGCGTAA
- a CDS encoding rhomboid-like protein, with protein sequence MVYRILCGLARVRFTVSYVAALVAVSTALLILGPQVQAQVAQRASTNLHNLAHGNLGTLFGSAFVAEPGPIYIWLPGLACLLALAELLWHSTRLIAAFLVGHIGATLLVAAGLTAAVEFGWLPLSITRATDVGMSYGAVAVLGALTAAIPRRWRPGWVGWWISVGLVGAIVGADFTDAGHTVALILGMLLATRFGRPARWTVTRYGLLTVSVAFGFVVLAHSGWAIVIALAAGALTALAVDRIDRFRVIRMSSVALTAGQSTLGGCASRLTA encoded by the coding sequence ATGGTTTACCGCATCCTGTGCGGGCTGGCACGTGTGCGCTTCACGGTGAGTTACGTGGCGGCTCTGGTGGCGGTCAGCACCGCTCTACTGATTCTTGGTCCCCAAGTGCAGGCGCAGGTCGCCCAGCGCGCCAGCACCAACCTCCACAACTTGGCGCACGGCAACCTGGGAACACTGTTCGGCAGTGCCTTCGTCGCCGAACCGGGGCCGATCTACATCTGGCTCCCGGGCTTAGCGTGTTTGCTGGCCCTGGCTGAACTGCTCTGGCACAGCACTCGGCTGATTGCCGCGTTCCTGGTCGGCCATATCGGCGCGACACTGCTGGTCGCGGCCGGGCTCACCGCGGCGGTCGAGTTCGGCTGGCTGCCGTTGTCCATCACTCGTGCGACCGATGTCGGGATGAGCTACGGTGCTGTGGCGGTCCTGGGGGCGTTAACAGCGGCGATCCCGCGCCGCTGGCGGCCTGGCTGGGTCGGGTGGTGGATTTCGGTGGGGCTGGTCGGCGCGATTGTGGGCGCGGATTTTACGGACGCCGGACACACCGTCGCACTGATTCTCGGCATGCTGCTGGCCACCCGGTTCGGCCGGCCCGCTCGCTGGACGGTGACGCGGTATGGGCTGCTGACGGTGTCTGTGGCGTTCGGCTTTGTGGTGCTGGCCCACAGCGGGTGGGCGATTGTGATCGCACTGGCCGCCGGTGCGCTGACTGCCCTGGCCGTCGACAGGATCGACCGCTTCCGCGTGATACGCATGTCATCGGTCGCGCTGACGGCCGGGCAGTCGACACTGGGCGGCTGCGCCTCGCGGTTGACCGCCTAA
- the pheS gene encoding phenylalanine--tRNA ligase subunit alpha gives MGDQPVDLSEDALAKAVSAARQAFALAADLDALARAKIEHFGDRSPLALARQALGFLPAGDRADAGRRVNAARREVQRSYEQRLAVLRAERDAAVLVAERIDVTLPSTRQPIGARHPITILAEHIADTFVAMGWELVEGPEVETEQFNFDALNFPPDHPARSEQDTFYVAPEESRLVLRTHTSPVQVRTLLERTPPVYVISIGRSFRTDEIDATHTPVFHQVEGLAVDRGLTMAHLRGTLDAFARAQFGPSARTRIRPHFFPFTEPSAEVDVWFANKKGGAGWVEWGGCGMVHPNVLRAAGIDPEMYSGFAFGMGLERTLQFRNGIPDMRDMVEGDIRFSLPFGVGD, from the coding sequence GTGGGTGATCAACCCGTCGATTTGTCGGAGGACGCGCTGGCCAAAGCGGTCAGCGCCGCCCGGCAGGCATTTGCGCTCGCGGCCGACCTCGACGCGCTGGCCCGGGCCAAGATCGAACATTTCGGTGACCGCTCACCACTGGCCCTGGCGCGGCAGGCGCTGGGCTTTTTGCCCGCAGGCGACCGCGCCGACGCCGGCCGGCGCGTCAACGCCGCCCGCCGCGAGGTCCAGCGCAGCTACGAGCAGCGATTGGCGGTGCTGCGTGCGGAGCGGGACGCGGCGGTATTGGTCGCCGAACGTATCGATGTGACATTGCCGTCGACCCGCCAGCCCATCGGCGCCCGGCACCCGATCACGATCTTGGCTGAGCATATCGCCGACACCTTTGTCGCGATGGGATGGGAACTGGTGGAGGGGCCCGAGGTCGAAACCGAACAGTTCAACTTCGATGCCCTGAACTTTCCCCCTGACCACCCCGCGCGCAGCGAGCAGGACACGTTTTACGTCGCGCCGGAGGAGTCGCGGCTGGTGTTGCGCACGCACACGTCGCCAGTGCAGGTGCGGACCCTGCTCGAACGCACACCGCCTGTGTACGTGATTTCGATCGGGCGCTCCTTTCGCACCGACGAGATCGATGCCACCCATACACCGGTGTTCCATCAAGTCGAAGGGCTGGCGGTGGACCGGGGTCTTACGATGGCACACCTGCGGGGAACGCTCGACGCGTTCGCGCGCGCGCAGTTCGGACCGTCGGCGCGGACCCGCATCCGGCCGCACTTCTTCCCGTTCACCGAGCCGTCGGCTGAGGTCGATGTGTGGTTCGCGAACAAAAAGGGCGGCGCCGGCTGGGTGGAATGGGGTGGCTGCGGAATGGTCCACCCCAATGTGTTGCGCGCCGCGGGTATTGACCCCGAGATGTACTCAGGGTTCGCCTTCGGCATGGGGCTGGAACGGACCCTGCAATTCCGCAACGGTATCCCCGACATGCGTGACATGGTCGAAGGAGATATCCGCTTTTCGTTACCGTTCGGGGTGGGGGACTGA
- the pheT gene encoding phenylalanine--tRNA ligase subunit beta produces the protein MRIPYSWLREVVAAGAPGWDAAPADVEQTLLRIGHEVEAVLALGPVSGPLKVGRVTGIEELSGFKKPVRACLVDVGDGRVHEIICGATNFAVDDLVVVALPGVTLPGDFTISARRVYGRNSAGMICSAAELGLGSDHSGILVLPAGTAEPGRDAVDVLGFDDVLLHLAITPDRGYCMSVRGLAREIACAYDLTFVDPAEVTPLPVEGPAWPLSVDPRTGVRRFALRAVTGIDPGAVSPWWLQRRLLLSGIRPASPAVDVTNYVMLELGHPMHAHDRRRITGGLAVRFARPGETVITLDDVERRLAPADVLIVDEVAAAAIGGVMGAASTEVRADSTDVLLEAAVWDPAAVSRTQRRLHLPSEAARRYERSVDPAISVAALDRCAALLADIAGGTVSPCLTDWRGDPPCDDWALPPIRMAPDMPDRLVGAEYRRGTAVRRLTQIGAAVNDEGGILTVIPPSWRPDLVQPADLVEEVARLEGYDLIPSVLPSAPAGRGLTAAQKRRRAIAKSLALSGYVEILPTPFLPARVFDLWGLPSDDPRRSTTQVLNPLEADRPHLATTLLPALLEALERNVSRGLVDVALFAIAAVVLPAGQPRRVAPVPVDRRPTDAELATLNAALPRQPQHVAAVVTGLREQRGPWGPGRRAEAADAFEAVRIIARASGIDIALRAAQQLPWHPGRCAEVLIGDRAIGYAGELHPAVIERSGLPKRTCAVEIDLDAIPIVTNLPAPKVSPFPAVFQDVSLVVHNDVPAQQVADAIREGAGELLEDVRLFDVYTGPQIGERHKSLTFALRFRAPDRTLTEDEASAARDAAVRCAAERTGAVQRT, from the coding sequence ATGCGGATCCCCTACAGCTGGCTGCGCGAAGTCGTCGCAGCCGGGGCACCCGGATGGGACGCTGCTCCGGCTGATGTTGAGCAGACCCTGCTGCGCATCGGTCACGAAGTCGAAGCTGTGCTCGCGCTCGGGCCAGTCAGCGGTCCGTTGAAGGTGGGCCGGGTCACCGGCATCGAGGAACTGAGCGGTTTCAAAAAACCCGTCCGGGCCTGCCTTGTCGACGTCGGGGATGGCAGGGTTCATGAGATCATTTGTGGTGCAACTAATTTTGCTGTCGACGATCTGGTGGTGGTTGCGCTTCCGGGTGTCACGCTACCGGGTGATTTCACTATTTCGGCCCGCCGGGTTTATGGTCGCAACTCTGCGGGAATGATCTGCTCGGCAGCCGAACTCGGTTTGGGTAGTGATCATTCCGGGATTTTGGTGCTGCCGGCCGGAACCGCCGAACCTGGTCGCGACGCGGTCGATGTGCTCGGATTCGACGATGTGCTGTTGCACCTTGCAATCACCCCGGACCGCGGTTACTGCATGTCGGTGCGCGGTTTGGCTCGCGAAATCGCATGCGCCTACGACTTGACGTTCGTCGACCCTGCCGAGGTGACACCCTTACCCGTTGAGGGACCGGCATGGCCGTTGAGCGTGGATCCGCGGACGGGGGTGCGCCGATTCGCGCTGCGCGCGGTCACCGGAATCGACCCCGGCGCGGTGTCGCCGTGGTGGCTGCAGCGGCGGCTGCTGTTATCGGGTATCCGGCCGGCGTCACCGGCGGTCGACGTCACCAACTACGTCATGCTCGAACTGGGTCACCCGATGCACGCACACGACCGTCGTCGCATCACAGGCGGGTTGGCGGTGCGGTTCGCCCGCCCCGGCGAGACGGTGATCACCCTTGATGATGTCGAACGGCGGCTCGCTCCGGCAGATGTCCTGATCGTCGACGAGGTCGCCGCAGCCGCGATCGGCGGTGTCATGGGAGCGGCCAGCACCGAGGTGCGCGCGGACTCCACCGACGTGTTGCTGGAAGCCGCGGTGTGGGATCCGGCGGCGGTGTCGCGCACCCAGCGCCGGCTGCACCTGCCCAGCGAGGCGGCCCGCCGCTATGAGCGGTCGGTCGACCCGGCCATCTCGGTGGCCGCCCTGGACCGGTGCGCCGCGCTGCTGGCCGACATCGCTGGCGGAACGGTGTCCCCCTGTCTGACCGATTGGCGCGGCGACCCGCCCTGCGACGACTGGGCGCTGCCGCCGATCCGGATGGCGCCCGACATGCCGGACCGGCTGGTGGGCGCTGAGTATCGGCGCGGCACCGCCGTCCGTCGCCTGACCCAGATCGGCGCGGCGGTCAACGATGAGGGCGGCATCCTGACCGTGATCCCGCCGAGTTGGCGCCCCGACCTGGTGCAGCCTGCCGATCTCGTCGAGGAGGTCGCCCGGCTGGAGGGCTATGACCTCATTCCGTCGGTGTTGCCGTCGGCACCGGCCGGCCGGGGCCTGACCGCGGCGCAGAAGCGGCGCCGCGCGATCGCGAAATCGCTCGCGCTGTCCGGCTATGTCGAGATCCTGCCGACGCCGTTTCTGCCCGCCCGCGTATTCGACCTGTGGGGATTGCCGTCCGACGACCCGCGCCGCAGCACCACACAAGTGCTCAACCCGCTGGAGGCCGATCGCCCGCACCTGGCCACCACACTGCTGCCGGCGCTGCTGGAAGCGCTGGAACGCAACGTATCTCGAGGCCTTGTCGACGTCGCGCTATTCGCCATCGCCGCAGTGGTCCTGCCCGCGGGACAACCGCGTCGTGTCGCTCCCGTGCCGGTGGACCGCCGGCCGACCGACGCCGAGCTGGCAACGCTCAACGCGGCACTGCCGCGCCAACCGCAGCACGTCGCAGCGGTGGTGACCGGTCTGCGTGAACAACGCGGCCCGTGGGGGCCCGGCCGGCGGGCGGAAGCCGCCGACGCGTTCGAAGCGGTTCGGATCATTGCGCGCGCGAGCGGAATTGACATCGCTTTGCGAGCCGCCCAGCAGCTGCCGTGGCACCCGGGTCGGTGCGCGGAGGTGCTCATCGGCGATCGAGCGATCGGCTATGCCGGAGAACTCCATCCGGCGGTGATCGAGCGGTCGGGGCTGCCGAAGCGCACCTGCGCGGTGGAGATCGATCTCGACGCTATCCCCATCGTCACCAACTTGCCCGCGCCGAAGGTGTCGCCGTTTCCGGCGGTGTTCCAGGACGTCAGCCTCGTCGTGCACAACGATGTCCCGGCGCAGCAGGTCGCCGACGCCATCCGGGAGGGAGCCGGTGAGCTGTTGGAGGACGTGCGATTATTCGATGTCTACACCGGCCCGCAGATCGGTGAGCGCCATAAGTCGCTCACCTTCGCGTTGCGGTTTCGCGCGCCGGATCGCACTCTCACCGAAGATGAGGCCAGCGCGGCCCGAGACGCAGCCGTGCGGTGTGCCGCTGAGCGCACCGGTGCGGTACAGCGCACCTGA
- the argC gene encoding N-acetyl-gamma-glutamyl-phosphate reductase: MATMIRAAVAGASGYVGGEILRLLLGHPGYLDTRLTIGAVTAATATGSLLGEHHPHLTPLAQRVLAPTTADELSGHDVVFLALPHGHSAGLANQLSAQTVIVDCGADFRLTDAAVWERFYQTPHAGSWPYGLPELPGSRKHLHAARRIAVPGCYPTAALLGLAPAVAEDLIDPVVTVVAVSGTSGAGRTAQTDLLGSEVIGSARAYTIAGAHRHTPEIVQGLKTLTDREVTVSFTPVLIPASRGILATCTARTRSSVSQLRAAYEKAYQSEPFVQLLPEGRLPRTGAVIGSNAAHIAVAVDETAAMFVAIVAIDNLVKGAAGAAVQSMNLALGWPETAGLPVVGVAP; this comes from the coding sequence ATGGCGACGATGATCCGAGCGGCGGTAGCCGGGGCCAGCGGCTATGTCGGGGGTGAAATACTGCGGCTGCTGCTCGGCCACCCGGGGTACCTCGACACGCGGCTGACCATCGGTGCGGTCACTGCCGCGACGGCCACCGGCAGCCTTCTCGGTGAGCACCACCCGCACCTGACTCCGCTGGCCCAGCGGGTCCTCGCACCCACCACGGCCGATGAGCTCAGCGGCCACGACGTCGTTTTCCTGGCCCTTCCCCACGGCCATTCGGCGGGATTGGCGAACCAACTCAGCGCCCAGACGGTGATCGTGGACTGCGGGGCGGATTTCCGTCTCACCGACGCTGCTGTGTGGGAGCGGTTTTACCAGACGCCGCACGCCGGCAGTTGGCCGTACGGATTGCCCGAGCTACCCGGATCCCGAAAACACCTGCACGCTGCCCGCCGCATTGCGGTGCCGGGCTGTTACCCGACGGCGGCCCTACTCGGGCTGGCGCCGGCCGTGGCCGAGGACCTCATCGACCCCGTGGTCACCGTGGTCGCGGTGAGCGGCACCTCCGGGGCCGGTCGCACAGCACAGACCGACCTGCTCGGCTCGGAGGTCATCGGGTCAGCGCGCGCCTACACCATCGCCGGTGCCCACCGGCACACTCCTGAGATCGTGCAGGGCCTGAAGACGCTCACCGACCGCGAGGTCACCGTGTCGTTCACGCCGGTGCTTATCCCGGCTTCGCGGGGCATCCTGGCCACGTGCACGGCGCGCACCCGCTCGTCGGTGTCACAGCTGCGCGCGGCCTACGAGAAGGCATACCAGAGCGAACCTTTTGTACAGCTTCTGCCCGAGGGTCGTTTGCCCCGAACCGGCGCGGTCATCGGCAGCAACGCCGCACACATCGCCGTCGCAGTCGACGAGACGGCCGCGATGTTCGTCGCGATCGTGGCGATCGACAACCTGGTCAAGGGCGCCGCGGGCGCGGCCGTGCAATCGATGAACCTGGCCTTGGGCTGGCCGGAAACCGCAGGGTTACCGGTGGTGGGGGTGGCGCCGTGA
- the argJ gene encoding bifunctional glutamate N-acetyltransferase/amino-acid acetyltransferase ArgJ: MTGVASSARLVRSQGVTAPAGFRAAGIAAGIKGSGALDLALVFNEGPDYAAAGVFTRNQVKAAPVLWSQQVLSTGRLRAVILNSGGANACTGPGGFHDTHATAEAVAAALSEWGTETGAIEVAVCSTGLIGDRLPMDKVLAGVREVVHEMAGGLAGGENAARAIMTTDTVPKQVALHHPRNWTVGAMAKGAGMVAPSLATMLGVLTTDAVADATALDHALRRASALTFDRLDIDGSCSTNDTVLLLSSGASGITPDQADLDDAVLRVCDDLCAQLQADAEGVTKRIRITVTGAPRDDDAVAVARVIARDSLVKTALFGSDPNWGRVLAAVGMAPVRIDPNRITVSFNGSAVCVDGVGVPGARQVDLSGTDIDITVELGLGDGRGAVRTTDLSYAYVRENSAYSS, encoded by the coding sequence GTGACCGGCGTGGCCAGCTCGGCGCGGCTGGTGCGCTCGCAAGGCGTCACCGCTCCTGCCGGTTTCCGGGCGGCCGGTATTGCCGCCGGGATCAAGGGGTCGGGCGCACTGGATCTCGCACTGGTCTTCAACGAGGGCCCGGATTACGCCGCCGCCGGCGTGTTCACCCGCAACCAGGTCAAAGCCGCGCCGGTGCTGTGGAGCCAGCAGGTGCTGAGCACCGGCCGGCTGCGCGCGGTGATCCTCAATTCCGGCGGCGCCAACGCCTGCACCGGACCGGGCGGCTTCCACGACACGCACGCCACCGCGGAAGCCGTCGCCGCCGCACTCTCGGAGTGGGGCACCGAGACCGGCGCGATCGAGGTCGCCGTCTGCTCCACGGGACTGATCGGGGACCGGTTGCCGATGGACAAGGTGCTCGCTGGGGTACGCGAGGTGGTCCACGAGATGGCCGGTGGCCTCGCCGGCGGCGAGAACGCGGCGCGGGCGATCATGACCACCGATACCGTGCCCAAACAGGTTGCGCTGCACCATCCCCGCAACTGGACCGTCGGCGCCATGGCCAAGGGCGCCGGCATGGTGGCACCGTCGCTGGCCACCATGCTGGGCGTGCTGACCACCGACGCCGTCGCGGACGCGACCGCGCTCGACCATGCGCTGCGCCGCGCCAGTGCCCTCACGTTCGACCGGCTCGACATTGACGGCAGCTGCTCAACCAACGACACGGTGCTGCTGCTGTCCTCCGGCGCCAGTGGGATCACCCCGGACCAAGCCGATCTCGACGACGCTGTGCTGCGGGTGTGCGACGACCTGTGCGCGCAGCTGCAGGCCGACGCGGAGGGGGTCACCAAGCGCATCAGGATCACCGTGACCGGGGCCCCCCGCGACGACGACGCCGTTGCCGTCGCTCGAGTGATCGCGCGGGACAGCCTGGTCAAGACCGCCCTGTTCGGTTCTGACCCCAACTGGGGCCGGGTGCTGGCCGCGGTCGGCATGGCCCCGGTGCGCATCGATCCGAATCGGATCACCGTGTCGTTCAACGGATCTGCGGTGTGTGTCGACGGCGTCGGGGTGCCCGGCGCGCGTCAGGTCGATCTGTCGGGCACTGATATCGACATCACTGTCGAACTCGGCTTGGGCGATGGCCGGGGCGCGGTTCGAACCACTGACTTGTCCTACGCTTACGTCCGAGAGAATTCGGCCTACAGTTCATGA
- the argB gene encoding acetylglutamate kinase has translation MTTDALPTRVKAQVLAEALPWLKQLHGRIVVIKYGGNAMTDATLKQAFAADMAFLRNCGIHPVVVHGGGPQINAMLQRLGIPGDFKGGFRVTTPEVLDVARMVLFGQVGRELVNLINAHGPYAVGITGEDAQLFTAVRRSVTVDGVDTDIGLVGNVDRVNTEAVLDLIAARRIPVVSTLAPDADGVVHNINADTAAAALAEALGAEKLLILTDVEGLYTRWPDRHSLVSEIDTDTLAQLLPTLESGMIPKVEACLRAVGGGVPSAHMIDGRVEHCVLVELFTDAGTGTKVVRA, from the coding sequence ATGACCACCGACGCATTGCCTACGCGGGTCAAGGCACAGGTATTGGCCGAAGCCCTGCCCTGGCTCAAGCAGTTGCACGGCAGGATCGTCGTGATCAAGTACGGCGGTAACGCCATGACCGATGCCACACTCAAGCAAGCGTTCGCCGCAGATATGGCGTTTCTGCGCAACTGCGGCATTCATCCCGTCGTCGTGCACGGCGGAGGACCACAGATCAACGCCATGCTGCAGCGGCTGGGCATCCCCGGCGATTTCAAAGGCGGGTTCCGGGTCACCACACCGGAAGTGCTCGATGTCGCGCGGATGGTGTTGTTCGGTCAAGTGGGCCGGGAGCTGGTCAACCTCATCAACGCGCACGGACCCTACGCGGTCGGCATCACCGGCGAGGATGCGCAGCTGTTCACCGCCGTGCGCCGAAGCGTCACCGTCGACGGTGTCGACACCGACATCGGTCTGGTGGGAAACGTCGACCGGGTCAATACCGAGGCGGTGTTGGATCTGATTGCCGCACGCCGCATCCCGGTGGTGTCCACGCTGGCTCCCGACGCCGACGGGGTGGTGCACAACATCAACGCCGACACCGCCGCGGCGGCCCTGGCCGAAGCGTTGGGAGCCGAAAAGCTGCTGATTCTCACCGATGTCGAAGGCCTCTACACCCGCTGGCCCGACCGGCATTCACTGGTCAGCGAAATCGACACGGACACACTGGCACAGCTGCTGCCAACCCTGGAGAGCGGGATGATCCCCAAAGTTGAGGCATGTCTGCGGGCGGTGGGCGGCGGGGTGCCCAGCGCGCACATGATCGATGGGCGCGTCGAACATTGCGTCCTGGTGGAGCTGTTCACCGATGCGGGTACCGGCACCAAGGTGGTGCGGGCATGA